AGATCCACCTTCACTGCGTCGTCGTTATATTCGATCACCTTGTTCTCGAACTTGGTCCGCTGAACCCAGAGGATCAGGGCCACGAAGAGAAGGCAGACCACGATCAGCGCGATCAGCCAGACGACCGGATTGGCCTTCTTGCGGGGCGCGTCGTAGCGACTGCGATGATACTCAACGGGTGTATCTGTCATGTGATGTCCCGTCCTACTCAGCTTTGTCTTCGCCGACGAGCGCGACGCTGTAGAAGCCCGCGTCCTGGAGCGAGTTCATGGCGTGCATGAAATCGCCGTAGCGGGTCTGCTGGTCGGCCCGGATGAAGATCCGTTCCTTGGTGGGATCCCGACGGCCGATCTGGCTGTTCAGGTCCGCACCCAGAGTGTCAAAGCTCGACTCGCCGTCGCCGATGTAGACCCGGCCGTCGATGGTGATCGAGATGAACACCGGCTTGGGCGGATTTTCACCAGGCGGCACTTGGGAAAGCGGAAGTTTCACCTCCACCGACACGGTGGCGACCGAAGACGCCACCATGAAGATGATCAGCAGGACGAGCATGATATCAACGAAAGGCGTAACGTTGATGTCTGCGTTCTGCTCGACGTGATACTTACCGCCGCCCGGTCCTCCGAGTTTGGCGGCCATCCGTCTTACGCTCCCTTGTCGAGCTGACGCGAGACGGCGTTCAGCAGTTCAGCGGCGAAGCCGTCCGAACGGGTGCCGTAGGCCGAGATGCGGGTGTTGAAGTAGTTGTACATGACGACGGCCGGGATAGCGGCGAAGAGGCCGATACCGGTGGCGAGCAGGGCTTCAGCGATACCCGGAGCAACCGAGGCCAGGTTGGTGGTGTTCGACTGAACGATACCGATGAAGGAGTTCATGATGCCGTAAACGGTGCCGAACAGACCGACGAACGGGCCGATGGAGCCGGTCGAGGCGAGGAACTGCTGACCACCCGAGAGACGCGAGGCCAGACCGGCTTGCACGGCCGAGACGGCGTGTTGGGCGCGGGCCAGAGCCGAGTCACGGTGATCGCCGGTGACCGAGAGGCCAGCTTGACGCGACAGCTGGATTTCTTCGGTGGCGGCGGCGGCCATGTCCGCCAGCGGGTTGCCTTCGTAGGCCTCGTCCGTCGCGACCTTATGCATGTCGGCGATGGTGCGGGCGCCGCGGAACTCTTCCAGGAAGCGGTCCGTCTTGCGGTTCAGGCTGCCGAACTCGATCAGCTTGATGATCAGCAGGGTCCAGGAGAAGACCGACGCCAGCAGCAGGCCGATCATGACGACCTTAACGACCGGGGTCGCTTCCATGAACATGGAGATCGGGGTGATGTTGCCGTGCGAGGACGAGGCCTCTTCGGCGGCGGGTTCAGCGGCCGGAGCCGGAGCCGGGGCGGCGGCGGGAGCCGCGGCGGCCGGAGCAGCAGCGGCAGGGGCCGCGGTGTCCTGCGCCAGAACCGGCGAGCTCGCCATAAGGACGGCAGCGCCGGCCATGGCGAGGAGGATGTTGGTTTTCTTCAGCATGTGTCGCCAGTTCCTGCTTTTCGGTCTGAGCTCTTGGACCCTGGAGCCAGCCGCGTGATGCGACCGCCCCTCCACAAATTCGGTTATGTTCCGCCGCAAGGCCGGAATGGCCGACGGCGGAACGCCTTCTATCGCACCTGGTTGCCCCTAGGGGAACCTTCACGTGACGAATGACCGTCGGACGCATGTCCTCGGGACGCTCGTTCGCTAACGCTTAAGAAAGGCGTCAAGCGTCTTTGGCGAACCGTTATCAGAGCGTCAAGGGCGCATTGGCGCTTTTCGCTCGTGAAGCGAACGCGACGTGCAAAACCCATATGCAGTGGGCGAAAGAGACATTTTGATGATGCCCGCAAGGCATCGTCCCATGCGCCCCGAACATGCCTCACGGCGATATTCGAATCCCGACAGAAACCGGTGGCAGCGGGCCGAGAGGTTAACAACCGGAGGGAAGCCGAGGGAGTGATGGTGCCTGGGGGCGGATTCGAACCACCGACACGCGGATTTTCAATCCGCTGCTCTACCAACTGAGCTACCCAGGCGAACGCTTCCCGTTCGGGAGCGGGGTCTATAAGCGAGCCGATCCGGGGTGTCCAGCACTCCGCGAAAGAAGTTTTCAGTCTTCGTCGAAAGGCCGCCGTAGCGGGCTTCTGACGCCCTCAGCCGGGCCGCCCTCGTCGTCCGTCGGCTCGTCGTCGCGCACCGGAATCGCATAGCCGCCCGTGAACCAGCGGCCGAGATCCACGTCGGCGCAGCGGCGCGAGCAGAAGGGTTTGTACTTCCCTTCCGGCGGGTGGCGTTGGCAGATCGGACAGGTCGCCATGGGGCTCAGCCCTCCTCGATCGTACAGCGGCCCGCAGGGACCGCGGGGTCCGGCCTCAGATGGGCGCGCGGACCCAGTTTTTCCACCAGAGGGGCCGCGAATTCAGCCTCTTGCGGCGCGCAGCGGGCGAACAGCCGGGGCGCGCGGGTGTCGGTCAGCAGGGCGTGGCGCAGCTTGCGCGCGACCGCAATCCCCCGGGTTCGTGGCGTCGGCCGCCCCTCCCCAGCGTTGAGCACCTCGTCCAGCGGCGTCGACCGCCACGGCAGGGACAGCATCAGCACGCCGAATCTGTTCAGCGGCCCGAATACGATTTCGGGATCGTCGCCGAACGCAGCCCGCGCCGCCTTGATCAGGGGCTCGGCCTCCTGACCCGCCCCGACCAGATCCACGGCCACCAGACCTCCCCAGCGGTTCAACCGGATCAGCCGCGCCGCCTCGGCGAGTCCCAGAAGATTCGCTGCCTTTGCCCCGCCCGACTTGCCGCCCGCGCCTCTTCCGACGTGGTCGATATCGACCGCGACCAAGGCCCGGGTGCGCTGGATCGCCAGATCGAGGCCTGCCCCCGTCAGGACGACCCGACGCCCCAGAGCCTCCTCTTCCGCCTCCCAAACGGCCTCGATGGCCACCGCGCCGGTCTGAACCTCCACGCGCGGGGCGAGCGCGGCCAAGGCCTCCGCCACCGTGAGTCCGGCCTTCAGCAGCCTGGGTTCGCCCTCGGCCGCGCCAATCCGTCGCAGGGTCGCCGCCTTGGCCTCGCGCGGTTCGGCGGAGACCTGGACCTCGATCTTCTGGCCCTGTTTCAGATCGTGGGTTCTGGCGAGCGGCAGGAAGCCTCGCTGCCCTGCTCCCAGATCGACAAACGCCCCTCTCAGCCCGGCGTCGATCTCCGCCACCCGGCCAACCGACCGGGCGCCGAGCCTCAGCGCCGCCGGGTCGCCGTCGCGTTCGATGAGGATGTGGGTGTAGCGGCCGTTGCGGGCGATCAGGCCGCGCGTCTCGCCGGGCGTCTGGTCGAGGAAGACCTCGATCTCCCCGCTCATCGGCCTATTTCCGCCAGCCGGCGCCGGCCAGCAGATTGACCGTCTCGAACAGCGGCAGGCCCATGACCGCCGGATAGCTGCCGACGATACGGGTGACGAAGGCCCCGGCGGGACCCTGGATGCCATATCCGCCCGCCTTGCCGCGCCAGTCGCCGCCGGCGACATAGTCGGCGATCTCGCCCGGGGACAGGACCTTGAAGCTGACGCGGGTGTCGACCACCCGGGTGCGGACCTTGCCCTCGTGGGCCACGGCGACGCCGGTGAAGACGCGGTGATTTCGACCGGACAGCAGGGTCAGGAAGCGGGTGACCTCGGCCTCGTCGGCGGCCTTTTCCAGCAGCCGGCGTCCGACGGCGACCACGGTGTCGGCGGCCAGGACCACCGCCGCGGGCGACCGGGCCGCCACGACCTCGGCCTTGGACCGGGCCAGACGCACCGCCAGCCGCGACGGGGTCTCGTCGCGCTGCGGCGTCTCGTCGATGTCGGCGGGATCGATGCGATCGGGCTTGATCCCGATCAGCGCCAGCAATTCGATGCGGCGCGGGCTGGCCGAAGCCAGCACCAGTTCAGGCCGGGTGCTCACCCAGCCTTACTTGAAGCGGTAGGTGATGCGGCCCTTGGTCAGGTCGTAGGGCGTCATTTCGACCAGGACCTTGTCGCCGGCCAGGACGCGGATGCGGTTCTTGCGCATCTTGCCGGCTGTATGGGCGATGATCTCGTGGTTGTTGTCCTCGAGCAGAACCCGGAACGTGGCGTTCGGCAGCAGTTCGCTGACGACGCCGGGAAACTCGAGCAGTTCTTCCTTAGCCATGCGGCCTCTCACGCCCGGTGAATACGAATCAAGGCTCGCGCCGGGCGGAGCGCGAGCCGTAAGAAGTGGGGGCTAATGCACCAGATAAGGCCGGAAGTCGAGGCTGGCGAGTGAGGAGTGCTGGTGAGCGAGAGGTGAGCGGCAGGAAACGCGCGGAAGCATCGGCTCACCGCTTCGCTCACGAGCACTCCTCACTCGATCACCCTCGCCGATACAGCGCGCAGACCAGCGTAAACAGGCGGCGCGCCGTCTCGTGATCGATGGCGACCTTGCCCTTCAGCCGCTCCTCCAGCGCATCGGCGCCTTCGTTGTGCAGACCGCGCCGGCCCATATCGACGGCCTCGATCTGGCTCGGCGACGAGCCGCGCAGGGCTTCGTAGTAGCTG
The genomic region above belongs to Brevundimonas goettingensis and contains:
- a CDS encoding Maf family protein, producing MSTRPELVLASASPRRIELLALIGIKPDRIDPADIDETPQRDETPSRLAVRLARSKAEVVAARSPAAVVLAADTVVAVGRRLLEKAADEAEVTRFLTLLSGRNHRVFTGVAVAHEGKVRTRVVDTRVSFKVLSPGEIADYVAGGDWRGKAGGYGIQGPAGAFVTRIVGSYPAVMGLPLFETVNLLAGAGWRK
- a CDS encoding MotA/TolQ/ExbB proton channel family protein produces the protein MLKKTNILLAMAGAAVLMASSPVLAQDTAAPAAAAPAAAAPAAAPAPAPAAEPAAEEASSSHGNITPISMFMEATPVVKVVMIGLLLASVFSWTLLIIKLIEFGSLNRKTDRFLEEFRGARTIADMHKVATDEAYEGNPLADMAAAATEEIQLSRQAGLSVTGDHRDSALARAQHAVSAVQAGLASRLSGGQQFLASTGSIGPFVGLFGTVYGIMNSFIGIVQSNTTNLASVAPGIAEALLATGIGLFAAIPAVVMYNYFNTRISAYGTRSDGFAAELLNAVSRQLDKGA
- a CDS encoding biopolymer transporter ExbD; translation: MAAKLGGPGGGKYHVEQNADINVTPFVDIMLVLLIIFMVASSVATVSVEVKLPLSQVPPGENPPKPVFISITIDGRVYIGDGESSFDTLGADLNSQIGRRDPTKERIFIRADQQTRYGDFMHAMNSLQDAGFYSVALVGEDKAE
- the infA gene encoding translation initiation factor IF-1; this translates as MAKEELLEFPGVVSELLPNATFRVLLEDNNHEIIAHTAGKMRKNRIRVLAGDKVLVEMTPYDLTKGRITYRFK
- a CDS encoding DNA gyrase inhibitor YacG, encoding MATCPICQRHPPEGKYKPFCSRRCADVDLGRWFTGGYAIPVRDDEPTDDEGGPAEGVRSPLRRPFDED
- a CDS encoding ribonuclease E/G: MSGEIEVFLDQTPGETRGLIARNGRYTHILIERDGDPAALRLGARSVGRVAEIDAGLRGAFVDLGAGQRGFLPLARTHDLKQGQKIEVQVSAEPREAKAATLRRIGAAEGEPRLLKAGLTVAEALAALAPRVEVQTGAVAIEAVWEAEEEALGRRVVLTGAGLDLAIQRTRALVAVDIDHVGRGAGGKSGGAKAANLLGLAEAARLIRLNRWGGLVAVDLVGAGQEAEPLIKAARAAFGDDPEIVFGPLNRFGVLMLSLPWRSTPLDEVLNAGEGRPTPRTRGIAVARKLRHALLTDTRAPRLFARCAPQEAEFAAPLVEKLGPRAHLRPDPAVPAGRCTIEEG